Proteins encoded together in one Marinobacter salsuginis window:
- a CDS encoding ion transporter: protein MSSQLSPASGFERLRRIESSKVFQGAVITIIILSALTIGAKTYDLPPLVEKSLIVMDNAITLFFLVEILFRFGVCANKKRFLFDGWNLFDTLVVIGSLIPLDNSEAVLLGRLLRVFRVLRLVSVVPELRFLINSLLKAIPRMGYIALLMFIIFYIYAAMGSMFFASVDEELWGDVAIAMLTLFRVATFEDWTDVMYATMEQYPLSWIFYLTFIFLTAFVFLNMMIGAILEVMGEEQNAKQAQKAHDERDEIARQLQAVQVQLAELTKQVSEKR, encoded by the coding sequence ATGTCGTCCCAATTAAGTCCCGCCTCCGGTTTCGAGAGACTCCGCCGTATTGAATCCAGCAAGGTTTTTCAGGGCGCCGTCATTACCATCATCATTTTGTCGGCGCTGACCATTGGCGCCAAAACCTATGATCTGCCCCCCCTGGTGGAGAAGTCGCTCATCGTGATGGACAACGCCATCACCCTCTTCTTCCTGGTGGAAATCCTGTTCCGTTTCGGTGTGTGTGCCAACAAAAAACGCTTTCTGTTCGACGGCTGGAACCTGTTCGATACCCTGGTGGTGATCGGCAGTCTGATTCCTCTGGATAATTCCGAAGCGGTGTTGCTGGGGCGACTGCTGAGAGTGTTCCGGGTGTTGCGCCTGGTGTCGGTGGTGCCCGAACTCAGGTTCCTGATCAACTCGCTGTTAAAAGCGATCCCGCGCATGGGCTATATCGCCCTGCTGATGTTCATCATCTTCTACATATACGCGGCCATGGGTTCCATGTTCTTCGCCAGCGTGGACGAGGAACTGTGGGGCGACGTGGCCATAGCCATGCTGACGCTGTTCCGGGTGGCCACCTTCGAGGACTGGACGGACGTGATGTACGCCACCATGGAGCAATACCCGCTTAGCTGGATTTTCTACCTCACCTTCATTTTCCTCACAGCGTTTGTGTTCCTGAACATGATGATCGGGGCGATCCTGGAGGTTATGGGCGAGGAGCAGAACGCCAAGCAGGCCCAGAAGGCTCACGATGAGCGGGACGAGATTGCCCGCCAGCTCCAGGCAGTGCAGGTTCAGCTGGCGGAACTGACAAAGCAGGTCAGCGAAAAACGCTGA
- a CDS encoding SirB2 family protein yields MTSYMILKHLHMTTAYLTITLFALRLLLDAVGRPGWRQTPLRFIPHINDTILLVAAISLVFVAGYASAMPGWLIAKIVLLFGYIITGVFALKTTLGKPVRISAAVLALVQVSAILHLAMTKPF; encoded by the coding sequence ATGACGTCGTACATGATCCTGAAGCACCTGCACATGACCACTGCGTACCTTACTATCACGCTGTTTGCCCTGCGGCTGCTGCTGGACGCGGTCGGTCGGCCTGGCTGGCGCCAGACCCCGCTGCGGTTTATTCCCCACATCAACGACACGATTCTGTTGGTGGCGGCCATTTCCCTGGTTTTTGTCGCCGGCTACGCCTCGGCCATGCCCGGGTGGCTGATTGCCAAGATCGTGTTGCTGTTCGGCTACATCATTACCGGCGTATTCGCTCTGAAGACCACCCTGGGCAAGCCCGTTCGAATTTCAGCCGCCGTACTTGCCCTGGTACAGGTGAGCGCCATTCTGCATCTGGCGATGACTAAGCCATTCTGA
- a CDS encoding NnrS family protein, translated as MRAIPTSPDRASASVGQLFSYPFRIFFLSMTVLALAAIPLWVMQVNGVISLPLAMPGLFWHQHEMLFGFLSAAIAGFLLTAVCVWTQTERTHGFRLVLLWGVWLAGRLLLATGADLPYWLVQGVNLAFLPLVMVDAGWRIWHARQKRQLMIMVVLGLLWLMQIGFVTRLDMTFSYGALIMAMALISIIGGRISPAFSSGWLRQRGFDGNVVKTVPALDMATIFSLILLMASLVTGWETVTGALALLSGTLMLVRLAGWKGWLVRREPLLWILHLSILWVPVALFLLAGTLFAGWPSNAWSHAAGTGAVACLILGVIARVALGHSGRPLVLPRGMVLAFVAIHLAALVRVLTAFEIIPWHPGIGSSTLLWLFAFGMFLYRYTGILASPRPDGREG; from the coding sequence ATGCGGGCCATTCCGACTTCCCCTGATCGGGCGTCTGCCAGCGTCGGTCAGTTATTTTCCTATCCATTCCGGATCTTCTTTCTGTCCATGACCGTTCTGGCTCTCGCCGCCATCCCCCTCTGGGTAATGCAGGTAAACGGAGTTATCAGCCTGCCTCTGGCGATGCCAGGATTATTCTGGCACCAACACGAAATGCTGTTCGGGTTCCTCTCGGCAGCTATCGCGGGGTTCCTGCTGACCGCCGTCTGCGTGTGGACCCAGACCGAGCGTACCCACGGATTCAGACTGGTGCTGCTATGGGGCGTCTGGCTCGCCGGCCGTCTGTTGTTGGCAACCGGAGCAGACCTTCCATACTGGCTGGTACAGGGCGTGAACCTCGCTTTCCTGCCTCTGGTAATGGTGGATGCCGGCTGGCGAATCTGGCATGCCCGGCAAAAAAGACAGCTGATGATCATGGTGGTGCTCGGCCTGCTCTGGCTGATGCAGATCGGCTTTGTTACACGCCTGGACATGACCTTCAGTTACGGCGCCCTGATCATGGCCATGGCACTGATCAGCATCATCGGAGGGCGCATCTCGCCGGCATTTTCCAGCGGTTGGTTGCGCCAGCGCGGCTTCGACGGCAACGTGGTGAAAACGGTTCCTGCCCTCGATATGGCAACAATTTTCAGCCTGATTCTGCTGATGGCTTCCCTTGTCACCGGCTGGGAAACCGTTACCGGTGCGCTGGCCCTGCTGTCCGGTACGCTTATGCTGGTGCGGCTGGCAGGCTGGAAAGGCTGGCTTGTGCGTCGGGAACCCCTGCTCTGGATTCTGCACCTGTCCATATTGTGGGTGCCCGTCGCCCTGTTTCTGCTGGCAGGCACATTGTTCGCCGGCTGGCCGTCCAACGCGTGGAGTCACGCTGCCGGAACCGGGGCGGTCGCATGCCTGATTCTGGGGGTTATTGCACGGGTGGCACTCGGCCACAGCGGCAGACCGTTGGTGTTACCAAGGGGGATGGTGCTTGCGTTCGTCGCGATTCATCTGGCCGCGCTGGTACGGGTGCTCACGGCCTTCGAAATTATCCCATGGCACCCCGGCATTGGCAGCAGCACCCTGCTCTGGCTGTTTGCTTTCGGTATGTTCCTTTACCGCTACACCGGTATCCTGGCCAGCCCCAGACCGGATGGCCGCGAAGGCTGA
- a CDS encoding SRPBCC family protein: MSGYEETIEGKIRRKGDRVMVCLERETGHLPERVWEMLTDSVCLAEWLAPGTLDARPGGRVQLDFGHSGMPIDCRVTDCQPNRRLAYSWSSGDSAERPLVWELEPIDEGTRLSLTLLLPDDELVPIACAGWDAHLEMLLAALEGISIHFPASRFRQARARFELLVRQELAA, encoded by the coding sequence ATGTCCGGGTATGAGGAAACCATCGAAGGCAAGATCCGGCGCAAGGGTGACCGGGTCATGGTATGTCTGGAAAGAGAGACCGGGCATTTGCCGGAACGCGTCTGGGAAATGCTCACCGACTCGGTGTGTCTGGCAGAGTGGTTGGCTCCTGGCACACTCGACGCCCGGCCGGGCGGTCGGGTTCAGCTTGATTTCGGTCACAGCGGTATGCCGATCGATTGCCGCGTGACGGATTGCCAGCCCAATCGTCGCCTGGCCTATTCCTGGAGTTCCGGCGATTCCGCCGAGCGGCCGTTGGTATGGGAGCTTGAGCCCATCGACGAGGGAACCCGTCTGTCGCTGACATTACTGCTGCCCGATGATGAACTGGTGCCCATTGCGTGCGCGGGCTGGGATGCGCACCTTGAAATGCTACTGGCGGCCCTGGAAGGGATCAGTATCCACTTCCCGGCGAGCCGGTTTCGCCAGGCGAGGGCAAGGTTCGAGTTGCTGGTCAGGCAGGAGTTAGCCGCCTGA
- the fabA gene encoding bifunctional 3-hydroxydecanoyl-ACP dehydratase/trans-2-decenoyl-ACP isomerase produces MNPDHFDKEDLIKCGHGELFPGSMRLPINEMLMFDRVTHIADDDGLYGKGSLVAELDINPDLWFFKVHFVDDPVMPGCLGLDAMWQLVGFFLAWGGGEGKGRALGAGEVKFTGQVLPTAKKVTYHLDLKRVIRRKLTMAIADGRMEVDGREIYTAKDLRVGMFTSTDDF; encoded by the coding sequence ATGAACCCGGATCATTTTGATAAAGAAGACCTGATCAAATGCGGCCATGGCGAGCTCTTCCCTGGCTCCATGCGTCTGCCCATCAACGAGATGCTGATGTTCGACCGCGTCACGCATATCGCAGACGACGACGGCCTCTACGGCAAGGGCAGCCTGGTAGCGGAGCTCGACATCAATCCGGACCTGTGGTTTTTCAAGGTACACTTCGTTGATGATCCCGTAATGCCCGGTTGTCTTGGCCTGGATGCCATGTGGCAGCTGGTTGGCTTCTTCCTGGCCTGGGGTGGCGGTGAAGGCAAGGGGCGCGCACTGGGCGCCGGCGAAGTGAAGTTTACCGGCCAGGTGCTGCCCACAGCCAAGAAGGTCACTTACCACCTGGATCTGAAGCGTGTGATCAGGCGCAAGCTGACCATGGCAATCGCTGACGGCCGGATGGAAGTAGACGGCCGGGAAATCTACACAGCCAAAGACCTGCGGGTTGGCATGTTCACTTCGACCGATGATTTTTAG
- the fabB gene encoding beta-ketoacyl-ACP synthase I, whose translation MRRVVITGMGIVSSLGTNQKEVAQSLKESRSGIGFSEEARDNGLRSHICGQINLNLPELIDRKLWRFMCPASGYTYLAMREAIEQAGLTDEHIKADTTGIIFGQGGASTVELLDSIDTHRDRGIRRVGPYRVPRTMGSAINASLATGFGIRGINYGITSACATSAHSIGHAADLIALGRQDVMFAGGGEDIHWTLSLLFDAMGALSTKYNDTPELASRTYDANRDGFVISGGGGVLALEALEHAEARGANILAELVGFGATSDGADMVAPSGEGAVRCMKQAMKNLDGEISYINTHGTSTPAGDVTELKALKETFGDKIPPLSSTKPLCGHALGAAGVHEAIYSLIMQREGFIAPSANIQTLDEGAEGYPIVRERMDNQNLDLVMSNSFGFGGTNATLVFKKV comes from the coding sequence ATGCGTCGTGTTGTAATCACCGGTATGGGCATCGTTTCCAGCCTTGGTACCAACCAGAAGGAAGTCGCCCAGTCCCTCAAGGAATCCCGTTCCGGCATAGGCTTCAGCGAAGAAGCCCGGGATAACGGTCTGCGCAGCCACATCTGCGGCCAGATCAACCTGAACCTACCGGAATTGATTGACCGTAAACTGTGGCGCTTCATGTGCCCGGCTTCCGGCTATACCTACCTGGCCATGCGCGAGGCTATCGAACAGGCCGGGCTGACCGACGAACACATCAAGGCCGATACCACCGGCATTATCTTCGGTCAGGGTGGCGCGTCGACGGTTGAGCTGCTGGATTCCATCGACACACATCGCGACCGCGGCATCCGCCGTGTTGGCCCTTATCGCGTGCCGCGCACCATGGGCAGCGCGATCAACGCGTCACTGGCAACCGGGTTTGGTATTCGCGGCATTAACTACGGCATTACCTCTGCCTGCGCCACCAGCGCGCATTCCATCGGCCATGCCGCCGACCTGATTGCGCTCGGACGCCAGGATGTGATGTTTGCCGGCGGCGGTGAGGATATCCATTGGACCCTGAGCCTGCTGTTTGATGCCATGGGTGCTCTGTCGACGAAATACAACGACACGCCCGAGCTGGCTTCACGCACCTATGACGCAAACCGGGATGGCTTTGTCATCTCTGGAGGCGGCGGCGTGCTGGCACTTGAGGCCCTGGAACACGCCGAGGCCCGTGGCGCAAATATCCTGGCGGAACTGGTCGGCTTTGGTGCCACCTCAGACGGCGCGGATATGGTCGCCCCGAGTGGCGAAGGCGCAGTGCGGTGCATGAAGCAGGCCATGAAAAACCTGGATGGCGAAATCAGCTACATCAATACCCACGGCACCAGCACACCGGCCGGTGATGTAACCGAGCTGAAAGCGCTGAAGGAAACATTTGGCGACAAGATTCCGCCGCTGAGCTCTACGAAGCCCCTGTGTGGTCACGCCCTGGGTGCCGCCGGCGTGCACGAAGCCATTTACAGCCTGATCATGCAGCGTGAAGGTTTCATTGCGCCGTCTGCCAACATCCAGACACTCGACGAAGGCGCAGAAGGTTATCCAATTGTCCGTGAGCGCATGGACAACCAGAACCTCGACCTGGTGATGAGCAACAGCTTTGGCTTTGGCGGTACCAACGCCACGCTGGTGTTCAAGAAAGTCTGA
- a CDS encoding helix-turn-helix transcriptional regulator — MASKPLTPEVARASLSVRVSSLISVQLARGKVGVEVVASQLHMSRYTLHKKLKREGLTFARLLEDVRRRQALTYMQDRTKPLVEIAEQLGFSELSAFSRAFKRWMGTSPAEYRSVRLS, encoded by the coding sequence ATGGCATCAAAGCCTCTGACGCCAGAGGTGGCGCGGGCTTCGCTGAGTGTCAGGGTCAGTTCCCTGATCAGTGTTCAGCTTGCCCGTGGCAAGGTTGGTGTGGAAGTCGTGGCGTCGCAGCTGCATATGAGCCGTTACACGCTGCACAAGAAACTGAAGCGTGAAGGGCTGACATTCGCACGTCTGCTTGAAGATGTTCGGCGTCGGCAGGCGCTGACTTATATGCAGGATAGGACCAAGCCGCTGGTGGAAATTGCCGAGCAGCTCGGGTTTTCGGAGTTGAGCGCATTCAGCCGGGCTTTCAAGCGCTGGATGGGGACATCCCCGGCTGAATACCGCTCTGTAAGGCTTTCCTGA
- the yegQ gene encoding tRNA 5-hydroxyuridine modification protein YegQ gives MNTPELLAPAGTPEHLETAFAYGADAVYAGQPRYSLRVRNNSFKDVAALGAGIERAHELGKQFYLVSNIAPHNDKVRSYLRDLEPVLEQKPDALIMSDPGLIMLVREKWPDQPIHLSVQANAVNWATVEFWRRQGISRVILSRELALNEIREIRDRVPEMELEVFVHGALCMAYSGRCLLSGYMNHRDANQGACTNACRWNYKQVQHGHDQTGDLIATCGSSDVQEMTPKEILLEEPNRPGSFIPAYEDEHGTYIMNSKDLRAVQHVAELAKMGVHSLKIEGRTKSTYYVARTTQVYRRAIDEAMQGKPFDMNLMDELEALSNRGYTEGFLRRHMPREYQTYEQGSSFLGTQQVVGTITDTDDQWLTIDVKNKFAPGDHLELISPAGNIQFSASIMENRNGQAMDYAPGSGHIVRIPKPADLPETLEHSYLTRILPSAHSN, from the coding sequence ATGAACACCCCGGAACTGCTCGCCCCCGCGGGCACCCCCGAACACCTGGAAACGGCCTTTGCCTACGGCGCCGACGCGGTCTACGCAGGCCAGCCACGCTACTCGCTGAGAGTAAGAAACAACAGTTTCAAAGACGTTGCAGCCCTGGGCGCCGGCATTGAACGGGCCCACGAACTGGGCAAACAGTTCTACCTTGTCTCCAACATAGCACCTCACAACGACAAGGTGCGCTCCTACCTCAGGGATCTGGAACCGGTACTGGAGCAAAAACCCGATGCCCTGATCATGTCGGATCCCGGCCTGATCATGCTGGTGCGGGAAAAATGGCCAGACCAGCCTATCCATCTCTCGGTACAGGCCAACGCGGTGAACTGGGCTACCGTAGAATTCTGGCGCCGACAGGGCATCAGCCGGGTCATCCTCTCCCGGGAACTGGCACTGAATGAGATTCGCGAGATCCGCGATCGGGTGCCGGAAATGGAACTGGAAGTCTTCGTGCACGGCGCCCTGTGCATGGCCTATTCGGGCCGCTGCTTGCTCTCGGGTTACATGAATCACCGGGACGCCAACCAGGGCGCCTGCACCAACGCCTGCCGCTGGAATTACAAACAGGTACAGCACGGCCACGACCAGACCGGCGACCTGATTGCCACCTGTGGCAGCAGCGACGTACAGGAAATGACGCCGAAAGAAATCCTGCTGGAAGAACCCAACCGCCCGGGCAGCTTCATTCCCGCCTACGAGGATGAGCACGGCACCTACATCATGAACTCAAAGGATTTGAGAGCCGTTCAGCACGTCGCCGAACTGGCAAAGATGGGCGTCCACTCCCTGAAAATCGAGGGCCGCACAAAAAGTACCTACTACGTGGCCCGCACCACCCAGGTCTACCGCCGCGCCATCGACGAGGCGATGCAGGGCAAGCCCTTCGACATGAACCTGATGGACGAACTGGAAGCCCTCTCCAACCGCGGCTACACCGAAGGCTTCCTCCGCCGCCACATGCCCCGCGAGTACCAGACCTACGAACAGGGCTCCTCATTCCTCGGCACCCAGCAGGTGGTTGGAACCATCACCGATACCGACGACCAATGGCTGACCATTGATGTGAAAAACAAATTCGCCCCGGGCGATCACCTCGAACTGATCAGCCCGGCCGGCAACATCCAGTTTTCCGCCAGCATCATGGAAAACCGAAACGGCCAGGCCATGGACTACGCCCCAGGCAGCGGGCATATCGTTCGTATTCCGAAACCGGCTGATCTTCCAGAAACTCTGGAGCACAGCTACCTAACCAGAATCTTGCCCTCGGCGCATAGCAATTAG